From Desulfallas thermosapovorans DSM 6562:
GGCGGCCGGGCGGTGGGTATACTGGCCAACCAATCCCTGGCTAAAGGCGGTGTGCTATTTGTCGATTCGGCGGATAAAGCGGCCCGGTTTATGAACTTGTGCGACGCCTTTAATATTCCTTTGCTATTTTTAATGGATGTGCCCGGGTTTATGATTGGCTCCGCCGTGGAGCGCCAGGGTATTATCCGGCACGGAGCCAAAATGATTTCGGCCATGTCCGAGGCCACGGTGCCCAAGGTGTCCGTGGTGGTACGCAAGGCTTACGGGGCGGGGCTTTACGCCATGTGCGGGCCGGCCTTTGAACCCGATTGCTGCATGGCCCTACCTTCGGCCATGATTGCAGTAATGGGGCCCCAGGCGGCTGTGAATGCGGTATACGAAAACAAGATCAACGCCCTGCCCCCCGAGGAACGGCCTGCCTTTGTACAGCAAAAACGGGAAGAGTACGCCCGGGACGTGGATATATACCGCCTGGCCTCGGAGTTGGTGGTGGACCATATAGTGAGCGGTGCCGAACTGCGGGATGAGCTAATTAAACGGTTTGCGTTATACGAGTCCAAGACCAGGGTGTTCACGGAACGCAAACACCCGGTTTACCCCGTTTAAGTTTTATGTACTCGTTTATGCCGGTGTTTTTTAGCCGGTAAAGCGCGGTTCTTTGTCGAAACGGCAGGGCCAAATGGTGCCGTTTACCCGAGGAATTGTTGATAAGGAGGCAAGTGTTGCGTTATGGAATACCAGAACATCAAATTAACCAGGGAGGGCCACGTAGCTATCATGGCCATTAACCGGCCCGGGGCCATGAACGCCCTGAGTACCCAAACCGCCCGGGAGATACTGTCCGCCTTGGAGGAAATGGAACTGGATGACAATGTGTTTGCTGCGGTCTTTACCGCCGAAGGTGACAAAGCCTTTTGTGTAGGCGCCGATCTCAAGGAAAGAAAGAACATGACCCGGGAGGAAATGAAAAAACAGCGGGCCCTTTTCGTTCGCACTTTTACGGCAGTGGCCGAGTTCCCCAAGCCGCTGGTGGCGGCGGTAAATGGTTTCGCCCTGGGAGGCGGTTGTGAATTCGCCCTGGGATGTGACTTTATCATTGCTTCGGAAAAGGCTTCCTTTGGCCTGCCAGAGGTGGGTTTGGCCATTATACCCGGTGGGGGCGGTACCCAGCTTATGCCCAGGGTAATCGGGCGTAATCTGGCCAAGGAGCTTATTTTTACCGGGCGGCGTATCAGCGCCCGGGATGCTTATAAAATCGGCCTGGTTAACCATGTGGTGCCGGCGGATCAGTTAATGGAAAAGACCATGGAGATCATGCGAGAGATAACTAAAAACGGCCCGGTGGCTTTGCAGCAAGCCAAGCGGTCAATCAACCTGGGGTTGGAACTGGAGCTGCATACTGCTTTGGCCCTGGAAGCCGAGTGTTACAATGTCTGCCTGGCCACCGAGGACCGGGATGAGGGGTTGCTGGCTTTTAATGAAAAGCGTAAGCCTGTGTATAAAGGCAGGTAAAAACTTACTTTTTGGTTGTGAGGAGGGTATATATGTTTCAGCTGCAATATCCCAAAAAAGTGCGTATAGGTGAAATAACCGTAAGGGACGGTTTTCAGCATGAGGAAATAATTGTGCCCACCAATGCCAAGCTGTGGGTTTTGGAAGAGTTGATACTGGCAGGTTTTAAGGATGTTGAGGTCACCAACCTTGGAAATCCCCGGGGCATGCCCCAGTTTGCCGATGCCGATGAACTTTTCTATAAACTGTATAACTCCAGGAGAGTGAAAGATAAGCTGGCCGGTGTTGAACTCACTGCCATCACCATCAGGGAAAAGGCGGTGGACCGGGCTATCGAATTAAAGAAAAAGGGTTATGGTCCCACCCGTATATTGCAGATGGTATCCACATCGGCTTCGCACATGTATAAAAATTCGGGGCTGGATCACCAGGGGTATTGGAAGATGACGGAAGAATCCATTAAAAAAGCCCATGATGCGGGCATTAAGGTCAACGGCACTGTAAGTACCATCTGGGGTTGCCCAATCGAAGGACCCACCGAGCTGAAAGAAGCGGTAAAGTTTACCAAAAGGTACCTGGAACTGGGGGCCGACGATATTGAGCATGCCGATCATGACGGGTCTGCACCGCCCAATAAAGTATACGAGTATTTTTCCATGATTTTGGATGCTATCCCCAACCCCGATTTGCACATAGCTCACTTCCATGTTACCCGGGGCTGGGGCCTGGCCAATGTGTTGGCTGCACTGCAGGCCGGTATTACCCGTTTTGAATGCACCATGGGCGGTACGGGCGGCCAGCCTGCTAATTTTGTGGGCGGCTGCCCCGTATCGGGTACCGGTTCATATTATTACCAGGACCCCAATATCGTCGGCCTGGTATCCACCGAGGATATGGTGGTGATGATGGACGAAATGGGCATTGACACGGGCGTTGATGTGGACCGGGTGCTGGAAATAGGTCGTATGGTGGAGAAAATTCTGGGCCGCCGGCTGCGTAGCGAATGCATTAAAACAGGACGTATTCCCAAGGGGGCTACCGGTTTCTAGTCCATAACGGGTGTCGTACCATTAGCATAAACAAAACACCCATGCCGGCAGGTGAGCCTGTTTTGCATCGTCCAACGGGCCATCGGTGATGGCATTGGTTGGCAAAGGTTGTCATTAACGAAGTTGGGGGGGCGGGCGGTGTATTGGCCTGAAAAAATTATGATTCGCGAGGTTGGCCCCAGGGACGGCTTGCAGAATGAAAAAGTCATGCTGTCCACCACTATGAAAATTGCTTTAATCAGGCAACTGGCCGGTGCCGGTATCAAGGCCATAGAAGCCACTTCCTTCGTGCATCCCCGGGCTGTGCCCCAGTTAAGTGATGCCGAAGCCGTGCTTAACGGGTTGGAGGGGCTTGATCCCGGGGTGACTGTCAGTGCCCTGGTGGGCAATGTCAAAGGGTTGCAAAGGGCGCTGGCTGTGCGGCATACGCCTCTAAAGGAGATAGTGGTGGTGGCCTCCGCCAGTGAAGCCCATAACCGGGCCAACCTGAATTGTTCAGTGGCCGGTACGCTAAATAATATTAAAGAAATATGCCGCCTGGCCGGAGGACTGCTTCAGGTGCGGGGTACCGTGGCCACAGCTTTTGGTTGCCCTTACCAGGGGGTTATCGGTGCCGGTGATGTTTTTAGAATCATTGAAGGTATGCTGGAGGCGGGTATTCGGCAAGTCGGGCTGGCGGATACAGCGGGCCTTGGTAATCCCCGGCAGGTATATGAGCTGGTTCATGAGGTGAAGAGGCGTTACCCGCAAGTATGCTGGGGGCTGCACTTGCACGATGCCAGGGGGTGGGGATTGGCAAGTGCCGTTACCGGCGTGTTGGCAGGGGTAAGCGTGCTGGAATCATCCCTTGGCGGGTTGGGTGGTTGCCCTTTTTTGCCCGGTGCCGCCGGCAACCTGGCCACCGCCGGCCTGGTGGAGATGCTGGGCAATATGGGTATTGAGACCGGAGTGGATCTTCCACGATTGAACCGGTGTACCCGGTATTTGGAACAGTGTTTGGGCGGGCCGTAATCGACATAAAACAGCTTTAGCCTTATTTTTTATTATGGTTCGCAAAAATTACTATGGACGTAATCGTTGGGGTTTTGTACAATTAGATAGACGGTTAATTAACCGGCATTAAGGGGTACGAGCCCCGGAAATTAATTGGAGAGAGGGAGGTCCTTTACATGTTCATGGTGCAAATCGACCCGGATAAATGCGAAGGTTGCGGCGAATGCACTGCTTCCTGCCCGGCTGAAATCCTGGAAATGGACGGCGATAAAGCCACCGTCTCCGGTGATCCCAGTGACTGCCTGGGTTGCGAAACCTGCGTAAGCGTTTGCCCGAACGGTGCTGTTACCATTAGCGAATCATAATATAAAATTAAATATGATCGCATAATAAACCCATGTCCCATCGGATGTGGGTTTATTATTTTATATGTTCGACCATTTGTTACTTGACGGCGCAAATTTTGTCCGGTACATCGTTAAATGAAGTCAGGAAGCGACATTATAAATCGTTGTTGCCGGAAGTAAAAACCTTTATCATTATTATTGGAGGTGAACAGCTTGTATTACATCTTGGGAGTAACCGGTGACGGCCTGGAAATGGGCTGTGATTTTGGTTTTGACATGATTGAACGCATAATACTGGACGATATTCTCATGGAGGTCCCCCAAAAGGTGATGAGCCAGTTGGTGAAGGTTAAAAGATTTTCATATTTTGGGGACAAGCCCGATTTTAAAGGCGCTGATTTGGTGGGGCAAAAGGTGCAGCGCCTGCTGCTGGAATACGGTATAGAGGTTTTGCGCGAGCATTGCCAGTCCGTGGTGGCGGAAAGAAAGCCTCTGCTGGCGACGTTGAAGAGGGTGCGGATTAAACTTTGGAACCTGCCGGGTTGGCAATGCAGCACGAAAATAACTCCCATCGGGCTTTTCAATCATATAGTTCTATTTCATCCCCAGCTGCTGCGCGGTTTGCTGGGTAAAGAAAAATACGGGGTCTGGAACCACGAACATGACCGGGTAAGAGCCATCGGTGTATTAAATAAATTTATTGATTTTTTGGAACATAACGACAACTTGCGACAAATAGTAATTTATAATGAATTAACTTGTCCCCATTGGGACGCCTCGGGGGAAATGCAATTCGACAGCAGTGGCCGGCTGGTTTCTTTTAATTATTTCGGCCGGGGTAACGGGCAGTCATATAAATATTACCCGCAGTTGGAAGTGTGGCAGAGAAAGTAGTAAATACCGGGGTATTGGTGCTTGGGGCCTGGTGTCAGGCAGGATTTGCCCCGCGAATAAAGAAAATGTTACTATATAAAAATTAACAACGGCACAGGGGGCAAGGATATGGACAGGCTATGGGCGCCATGGCGCGGTGTCTATATAGGTAAAGAACATGGCTCGGAGTGTATTTTTTGTGCAAAGTTAAGTGCGGGTTTGGAGCAAGACAGGGAAAATTTCGTCCTGTACCGGGGCGACAAGGTATTTGTGATCTTAAATATCTATCCCTATAACAATGGTCATTTGCTGGTGGCACCCAATCGCCACGTGGGTGATATTGAGGATCTGGATATTGATGAAATGCAGGAATTATTTGCTGTCACCCGGCATATGGTCAAGGTGCAGCGTAAAGCGTTTAATCCCAACGGTTTCAACGTGGGGATTAATTTGGGTAAAGTAGCGGGGGCCGGCATACCGGGGCATTTGCATATCCACATAGTGCCCCGCTGGGAAGGTGACGCCAACTTTATGCCTGTGTTGGGTGATGTCCGGGTAATATCTGAAGCTTTGGAGACTACCTTTGCCAAACTGAAACAGGCATTGGAGCAGGAGTAGTAATTCTACCGTACAAAAATTGTGATCGCCAGAAAATATGGCTCAAAAATATGGTTAATATTACTAGAAAACATTTCTTGACTTTAATTAAGGGATATGATAAGATAATTCTTGCGTTGAGGAAAAGACATTTATATAGTAATGTGGTGGATGTAGCTCAGCTGGTTAGAGTACCAGATTGTGGCTCTGGGGGTCGTGGGTTCAAATCCCATCATCCACCCCAATTTCTTGGGGCGTAGCCAAGCGGTAAGGCAACGGGCTTTGGACTCGTCATTCGTTGGTTCGAATCCAGCCGCCCCAGCCAAAACCGGTCGCTATGCGACCGCATATGACCCATTAGCTCAGCCGGTAGAGCACCTGACTTTTAATCAGGGTGTCCCGCGTTCGAGTCGCGGATGGGTCACCAGTTAAATCCTGTGATTATTGTCACGGGATTTTTTTGTTGTGCTGCCTTACACCGGCCTTAATGATTGCGCGGAAAAATGCTTGCGGATTCTGTTTGAAAGGCAAGCTTTGGTGGCGGGGAAGTTAATTCTTCTGGTTTTTTTGTTCCTTTGGCGCTAAATTGTGTCACACATACTCGTTATTATAACGGGCATCATAAAAACACCGCCAGAAAAAAAACAATCAACAAGGAGGTTTTTCTTATGGCACAAGGACAAAAAAGGAACAGAAAACTGATACCGCAGGCTGCTAATGCAATGGAACAATTTAAATATGAAACAGCGGCGGAATTGGGAATTCAAAACTATCAGGGTTATCTTGGCGATTTGCCCTCCAGGGTTAACGGAGCCGTCGGCGGTAATATGGTCAAGAAAATGATCGCCGCTTATGAGCAAAGCCTGGCCCAGGGTCAACAACCACCTACTCCTCAGGTTACCAACCAGCAGCCGACTCCTTAGAATAAGACCGGTCCTTTAAAGGGCCGGTTTTTATGTATTCGCCCGGCATGCCAGCCGAGCCGGTGGGTTGCAAGAAACCCTGTCACCTAACCAGCGGGAAGAGAACCCGTAGTCAAGGGCGTCACCGGCAACTCTGGGTTCTGAAGGAAGCTTAGGCGGAGTATTTTACAAATTCGACGAGCTTCGATTAATTAACCTGGCTTCATATAATTCTGCATTTTGCATCACTTCGGAGAAAAGTGACCGTGGTACTGCCTAACAGTATATTTTTCAACAGGCCGGGTTTTTATGCGCATTAGTTTAGATAATTAAATGTCCGTGCGAAAAACAATCTTAATTATTCATAATATTACTTGAGTTAAAATAATATGAATATAGGGGAGGTGATTATTATGTTAGCCAAGCGTTATATGCTCCGTCCGGTGACACACTGCAAGGGAGGGTGCCCGGTACTGTCCCGGGTATGACGTTAAACTGCCCATATAAAACTTAAAGGTATCTTTAGCATTATTTACTCTGTTGTATTTTAGATCGCTTTTATGTTTTTATGCCCGGATATGTGTAAAATAATGATATTAAATGAAAATAAGGTCCTGCGCCACGCAGGATCTTATTTGGTTTCAAACGAAAATGTATGGGGAAAAAAGTTTATATGTTATTATTTTTATGTTAATATTTATTATAAAAGAAAATGTAATAGACTATATGTGTTCGTTTGCGGTAATAAATAAAATAAAATTATGCATGGGAGGTCTTAAATTTGGCTTTTGAAGTGTATAAACCAAGATCGTCCAAGGATAACGTCGTTGCTTTTACAAAACACCATATTAGACTGGGAGTTAAACTGGCTGATAAGTTAAAGGGTGACCGGGTTGAAGTGGCCTACGACAGGGAAACTCAACAATTAAGAATAAAAGCGGTGGCCGAAGGTGGTTTGCTGCTCAATAAAAATAAAATTGGTGCTCGGGGGATATTTAAATTTTTCGATCTGGAAGGGAAAAGGGGCAATTTTGACGCCGAGTTTAATCCCGAGGATAAAGCCATTTATGTCAACCTGGCTGAAAAGGAATAATGAACGATTGACGGTGTCATCCCTCAGGTGTAAAATAATGCAAACACCTGTTTGGAAGGGGTGGATTAATGCGCACCGGTATAGCTAATTTACCTTTGCATGGGCATCGCTGCCCCAGGTGGCTTTTTGACCGGATGGTGCGCCTCAGTGCCGCCATTGTGGAAGCGGTGGTGGAGGAATTCGGTCCCCGGGAAGTGCTGCGCCGCATGGCCGATCCCTTTTGGTTTCAGGCCTTTGGCTGCGTGGTGGGATTTGATTGGCATTCCTCGGGTTTAACCACGGTGCTTTGCGGGGCATTAAAACAGGGTATGGCCGATCGCCAGGGGGATGCCGGGATATTCTTTGCGGGGGGCAAGGCCATGACCTCGCGTAAGACCCCGCAAGAAATAGCAAATTATACCGACCTGTACGGGCTGCCTGATCATGTGGCGGATTTGCAGTATGCCAGCCGGATGTGTGCCAAGGTGGATTCGGCAGCAGTGCAAGACGGCTATCAGATTTACCAGCACTTTTTTATGTTTACCCGGGATGGCAGCTGGGCGGTGGTGCAGCAGGGTATGAACGGCCAAAACGGTTGGGCCAGGCGTTACCACTGGCTCAGCGATAATCTACAAAACTTTGTTGAGGAACCCCATGCTGCTGTTTGCGGCAGTTTAGGGCCGAAGATATTAAATATGGTGTCCCGGGAAAGTGCCGGAGCCCGTGATGTATCGGTCTTTCAGGCCCGGGAACGACCGGATGAGGTTGTTGCGACATTGAAGAAGATTGCTGCTTTGCCCCGGGAACAAATCGCCATGCTGCAATTGCCCGCCGCCCATCCGGTGCCCCAGGCGAGCAGGATTGAAAAAACATTGCGTTACCTGTATGACCTGGCACCGGAAAATTATGAGCAGCTGCTGGGTGCCCGGGGGGTTGGCCCGGCTACGGTACGGGCCTTTGCCCTGGTGGGGGAAGTGGTATACGGGGTACGGGCCAGCTTTAAAGACCCGGTGCGTTACTCCTTTGCCCACGGTGGCAAAGACGGTCACCCCTACCCGGTGGATCGAAAAAACTATGACCGTTCTATAGGCATGCTGGAAACAGCTCTGCGGCGGGTGCGGGTTGGTGAAAGGGATAAAATGGACGCACTGGGCCGTCTGGCTGCATTACAAAAGGGTTTTAGCCATTAACAGGAGGTGTGTAAAATAGATAATCGTGAAGCGCTTAAAGAACTATTGGATAGCCAGGCATTTGAACGCCGGCCGGTGGTGCTTTCCTCGGGTAAGACCAGCCATTATTATTTTGATGGCCGGAAGGTGTCCCTGAATCCCCGGGGGGCTTATTTAATCGCCCATCTTATTTGCGATATGATAAAGGACGATCAGGTAGATGCGGTGGGGGGACTGACCATGGGAGCCGATCCCATTGTAGGGGCGCTGGGACCGGTGGCCTACCAGCGGGGCTTGGACATATCTCTGTTTATTGTGCGCAAAGAGGCCAAGCAGCACGGCACCAGGCAGCAAATAGAGGGGCCGCCATTAAAAGCGGGCCAGCGGGTGGTTGTGGTTGATGATGTAATAACCACCGGCGGATCTGTAATCAAAGCTGTGGAGGCGGTGCGGGCAATCGGCTGTAAGGTGGTTAAGGCCATTGCCCTGGTGGACAGGCAGGAAGGTGGTACCCAGACCCTTGAGGGGATGGGTGTTCGAGTGGAGTCTATATTTACCGCGGCGGATTTTGGCTTGTAATAGTGCGGGCCAAAACCCGCCATTTTCAACTTATCAGGTATGAAACAAGCCTGTTAATTCAACCAAAAAAAGTGCCTTTTTTTTATAAAAGCGAGCTATTCCGGCAAAATAAACAACCATTCTTTTGACTGGTTAAAATAAAACATATAAAATAAGGTAACGTACCTAATAAGAGGGGGCGAATAAAAATTTTGTCACCGAGTTCCCGTTACGGGAAGCGGGGGAACCAGTTTTGGGGTGAAATGCAATAAAGCATGGGGCTGTCACTTCGTCCTAACCCGTCAGCTAACCTCGTAGGTGTAGAAAGTGAGGCAACATGTCCAAGGCAAAGGTATTCTTTACTTCACTTGCGCTGGGAGTATCCTTGTTTATCCTGCCCGGTCATTCTTCGGCCGACACTTATCACACAGTCAACTCAGGTGATTCCCTTTGGAAAATCTCGCGGATTTACAACACTACGGTGGAAAAAATCACATCATTAAATGCCCTTGATTCCATAACCATTTATCCCGGTCAACGGTTGCTGGTTGTGCCGGGAAGCAGTGCCGGTGGCGATGCGGTCCAGGCCGGTATGGCCAACCAAGTTTCCAGAAACCGCGATCGTATTGATGAAATTATTGATTATGCTCGCTCGTTTTTGGGGGTGCCTTATGTTTCGGCAGGGGGATCGCCCAGCGGTTTTGATTGCTCGGGTTATACAAAGTATGTATTTGCCCGGTTTGGTATCGATTTACCCCGCACTGCCGCGCAGCAGTATCATATGGGACAAGCTATACCGGCAAGTGAAGCCAGGCCCGGTGATTTGGTGGCTTTTAAAACCGGCGATTACATATCACACATTGGTATTTATACGGGTAACGGTAATTTTATCAGTGCCACTTCAAGCAATGGGGTTGATATAACCCCGGTTTACGGCTCGTATTGGAAGGATCATTTATTAGGCTTTTCCAGGATAATACCCCGGTAACCAAATGTATAGTAAAACAAACCCGCCTGAACTGGCGGGTTTTTAGCATATAGCAAGCTAAGCTTCGCTGTTGATCAACTGCTGCCTGATTACCTTGCCCGAGGGGGTACGGGGAATGCTTCTAAAAATAAAATCTATGGGTATTGGGTTGCCGGCCCAATTTTCATTGAAATATTCCCTGATGCTTTCGGCTGTGGGTGGTGGGTCCCCTGGTTCAACAAAGGCCTTGATTCTTGTTTCACCGGCGGGTGTGTTTAAAGATACAACCACCGCGTCAGCTACGTGGGGATGTCTGCTTATCGCCCGTTCCAATTTTTTCAATTGCAGAACCAGGTTGTTGGGTGATAATGTGCTGAGCATAGGATTCACTCCTCGGATATAAAAAAATTTAACAGAATATTTATAATATTTATACTATTAAGATGGCTCAAATGCAACAGTTTTTTTCCCAACGGTTATTTTTTTTGATCCAGTGGAAAACATTATTTGCCGTAATATTATTAACAAGTTGTCCAATTGTTGAATTATCACGTCCTCTATGTTATCTTTTACACACAGGGACTGTTTTGTGAATACTTAAACAAAATAACCCAACTAACTGGCTGTATAATCTTTGGCCATGTTTCCTGAAGGGAAAGGAATGGATAGATGTGACGGAAAAGAATAATGCCATAACCGACGGTGTTGAAAGGATTAGGGTATATATAGCAAACGCCGGGTCTTTTGAGGTACCGCCCGGTATTTCTTTGCAGGAATTATTGAAATATGACACTGTTCAGCGCAGATCCCCCGTGGTTGCCGCCATGGTTAACAATGTACTGGTGGGCTTGCGCTGGAATGTCCATCAAAACAGCACCATTGAATTCGTTGACCTGGAGTCCGATGATGGTATGCGGGTGTATACCCGCAGCCTGGTGATGTTGCTGGTGAGGGCCGCCAGCGAAATTTTACCGGGATGCCGGGTGAGGATGGAGCATACCCTGGGTAATGGTGTCTATGGCGAAGTTGATTACAGTCGTCCCCTGCGCAAGGCCGATGTGGAGCAAATTGAAGCGCGCATGTTTGAAATTGTCCGTGCCAATGAACCCGTGGTTATAGATCCGGTGCCCAAAGAAGAAATGAAAAAACTGTTATTGAGTACCAACCAGGCGGAAAAACTGGATCTGCTGCGTTACCGCAGGTCCTCCACCATATGGGTGCATACCTGCGGCTGGTTTAAAGATTTTACTTACGGTAACATGGTGCCCGATACCGGTTGCCTTGGTGTGTTCAGGCTGCGGTATTACATGCCCGGTTTTATCTTGGAATTGCCCCGTAAAGAAAACCCCACCGTGATACCCGAATATGTAGAGCAGGGGAAATTGGCTAATATTTATTATGAGTCTGAAAAATGGAGCCGTATATTGCAAGCACATAATCTGGTGGAACTGAATGAGTTAATACTGCAAGGTAAAGGGGGTGACTTGATCCGGGTGGCCGAGGCCTTTCATGAAAAAAAGATCGGGCAGATTGCTGATCAAATAGCCGATAACCTGGACTTGATTCGCATAGTGCTGATAGCAGGTCCTTCTTCATCGGGTAAAACTACCTTTGCCCAGCGCCTGGGTGTGCAGTTGCGCATTCACGGTATCAGACCGGTACCCATATCTTTGGATGATTACTTTGTGGACCGGGAGTTAACCCCCCGGGATGAACACGGTGAATATGACTTCGAGTGCATTGATGCCATCGACAGGGAATTGTTCAATGAACATTTAATTAGTTTGATTCAGGGTGAAGAGGTGCAAATGCCCACCTATGATTTTCTGTCCGGTAAACGAAGTGACACATATAAAACTTTAAAGCTGGGTCCCCGGGATTTGCTTATTGTGGAAGGTATTCACGGTCTGAATGACTTGCTGACGGCTTCTATTCCCAAGGGGCGGAAGTTTAAAATATATGTTAGTGCCCTGACCCAAATTAACCTGGACAACCACAACTGGATTCCCACCACCTATTTGCGGATATTGCGCCGGACAGTGCGGGATTATCATCACCGCGGGTATTCCGCAGTGGAGACCATTCGCCGGTGGCCGTCGGTGCGGCGTGGTGAAGAACGGCATATATTCCCGTTCCAGGAGAGCGCCGATGTTATGTTT
This genomic window contains:
- a CDS encoding enoyl-CoA hydratase-related protein — its product is MEYQNIKLTREGHVAIMAINRPGAMNALSTQTAREILSALEEMELDDNVFAAVFTAEGDKAFCVGADLKERKNMTREEMKKQRALFVRTFTAVAEFPKPLVAAVNGFALGGGCEFALGCDFIIASEKASFGLPEVGLAIIPGGGGTQLMPRVIGRNLAKELIFTGRRISARDAYKIGLVNHVVPADQLMEKTMEIMREITKNGPVALQQAKRSINLGLELELHTALALEAECYNVCLATEDRDEGLLAFNEKRKPVYKGR
- a CDS encoding pyruvate carboxyltransferase — its product is MFQLQYPKKVRIGEITVRDGFQHEEIIVPTNAKLWVLEELILAGFKDVEVTNLGNPRGMPQFADADELFYKLYNSRRVKDKLAGVELTAITIREKAVDRAIELKKKGYGPTRILQMVSTSASHMYKNSGLDHQGYWKMTEESIKKAHDAGIKVNGTVSTIWGCPIEGPTELKEAVKFTKRYLELGADDIEHADHDGSAPPNKVYEYFSMILDAIPNPDLHIAHFHVTRGWGLANVLAALQAGITRFECTMGGTGGQPANFVGGCPVSGTGSYYYQDPNIVGLVSTEDMVVMMDEMGIDTGVDVDRVLEIGRMVEKILGRRLRSECIKTGRIPKGATGF
- a CDS encoding hydroxymethylglutaryl-CoA lyase, encoding MYWPEKIMIREVGPRDGLQNEKVMLSTTMKIALIRQLAGAGIKAIEATSFVHPRAVPQLSDAEAVLNGLEGLDPGVTVSALVGNVKGLQRALAVRHTPLKEIVVVASASEAHNRANLNCSVAGTLNNIKEICRLAGGLLQVRGTVATAFGCPYQGVIGAGDVFRIIEGMLEAGIRQVGLADTAGLGNPRQVYELVHEVKRRYPQVCWGLHLHDARGWGLASAVTGVLAGVSVLESSLGGLGGCPFLPGAAGNLATAGLVEMLGNMGIETGVDLPRLNRCTRYLEQCLGGP
- a CDS encoding indolepyruvate ferredoxin oxidoreductase subunit alpha, producing MFMVQIDPDKCEGCGECTASCPAEILEMDGDKATVSGDPSDCLGCETCVSVCPNGAVTISES
- a CDS encoding HIT family protein, encoding MDRLWAPWRGVYIGKEHGSECIFCAKLSAGLEQDRENFVLYRGDKVFVILNIYPYNNGHLLVAPNRHVGDIEDLDIDEMQELFAVTRHMVKVQRKAFNPNGFNVGINLGKVAGAGIPGHLHIHIVPRWEGDANFMPVLGDVRVISEALETTFAKLKQALEQE
- a CDS encoding alpha/beta-type small acid-soluble spore protein, with amino-acid sequence MAQGQKRNRKLIPQAANAMEQFKYETAAELGIQNYQGYLGDLPSRVNGAVGGNMVKKMIAAYEQSLAQGQQPPTPQVTNQQPTP
- a CDS encoding DUF763 domain-containing protein; the encoded protein is MANLPLHGHRCPRWLFDRMVRLSAAIVEAVVEEFGPREVLRRMADPFWFQAFGCVVGFDWHSSGLTTVLCGALKQGMADRQGDAGIFFAGGKAMTSRKTPQEIANYTDLYGLPDHVADLQYASRMCAKVDSAAVQDGYQIYQHFFMFTRDGSWAVVQQGMNGQNGWARRYHWLSDNLQNFVEEPHAAVCGSLGPKILNMVSRESAGARDVSVFQARERPDEVVATLKKIAALPREQIAMLQLPAAHPVPQASRIEKTLRYLYDLAPENYEQLLGARGVGPATVRAFALVGEVVYGVRASFKDPVRYSFAHGGKDGHPYPVDRKNYDRSIGMLETALRRVRVGERDKMDALGRLAALQKGFSH
- the pyrE gene encoding orotate phosphoribosyltransferase, whose amino-acid sequence is MDSQAFERRPVVLSSGKTSHYYFDGRKVSLNPRGAYLIAHLICDMIKDDQVDAVGGLTMGADPIVGALGPVAYQRGLDISLFIVRKEAKQHGTRQQIEGPPLKAGQRVVVVDDVITTGGSVIKAVEAVRAIGCKVVKAIALVDRQEGGTQTLEGMGVRVESIFTAADFGL
- a CDS encoding C40 family peptidase — protein: MSKAKVFFTSLALGVSLFILPGHSSADTYHTVNSGDSLWKISRIYNTTVEKITSLNALDSITIYPGQRLLVVPGSSAGGDAVQAGMANQVSRNRDRIDEIIDYARSFLGVPYVSAGGSPSGFDCSGYTKYVFARFGIDLPRTAAQQYHMGQAIPASEARPGDLVAFKTGDYISHIGIYTGNGNFISATSSNGVDITPVYGSYWKDHLLGFSRIIPR
- a CDS encoding AMP-binding enzyme, coding for MLSTLSPNNLVLQLKKLERAISRHPHVADAVVVSLNTPAGETRIKAFVEPGDPPPTAESIREYFNENWAGNPIPIDFIFRSIPRTPSGKVIRQQLINSEA
- a CDS encoding nucleoside kinase, with protein sequence MTEKNNAITDGVERIRVYIANAGSFEVPPGISLQELLKYDTVQRRSPVVAAMVNNVLVGLRWNVHQNSTIEFVDLESDDGMRVYTRSLVMLLVRAASEILPGCRVRMEHTLGNGVYGEVDYSRPLRKADVEQIEARMFEIVRANEPVVIDPVPKEEMKKLLLSTNQAEKLDLLRYRRSSTIWVHTCGWFKDFTYGNMVPDTGCLGVFRLRYYMPGFILELPRKENPTVIPEYVEQGKLANIYYESEKWSRILQAHNLVELNELILQGKGGDLIRVAEAFHEKKIGQIADQIADNLDLIRIVLIAGPSSSGKTTFAQRLGVQLRIHGIRPVPISLDDYFVDRELTPRDEHGEYDFECIDAIDRELFNEHLISLIQGEEVQMPTYDFLSGKRSDTYKTLKLGPRDLLIVEGIHGLNDLLTASIPKGRKFKIYVSALTQINLDNHNWIPTTYLRILRRTVRDYHHRGYSAVETIRRWPSVRRGEERHIFPFQESADVMFNSALIYELAVLKGYVEPVLNMVGRENREYAMVRRLKRFLGYFEPLAADEVPSNSIIREFIGGSCFLGH